One window of Etheostoma spectabile isolate EspeVRDwgs_2016 chromosome 6, UIUC_Espe_1.0, whole genome shotgun sequence genomic DNA carries:
- the LOC116691666 gene encoding potassium voltage-gated channel subfamily S member 2, giving the protein MTGQALGKPGSGAHMDDNAAIRINVGGFKKRLQSDTLSRFPETRLARLLHCQSKESILELCDDYDDTEKEFYFDRNPALFPYVLNFYNTGRLHVMAELCIFSFSQEIEYWGINEFFIDSCCSSAYHCRKMDQDREEWEDRSDEGSTTSSFDELLEFYSDATKFDKQLLGSARRRVWLMLDNPGYSVASRIISILSILVVLGSIATMCMNSMSEFSLLDSEGQPTEDPRFETVEHFGIGWFTLELLARFTVAPDLLHFFEHPLNMIDLVSILPFYLTLLINLVVESSPALANLGRVAQVLRLMRIFRILKLARHSTGLRSLGATLRNSYKEVGLLLLYLAVGVSFFSVMAYTVEKEDSEDLSTIPSCWWWATVSMTTVGYGDVVPVSIAGKLTASACILAGILVVVLPITLIFNKFSLFYKRQKQLEVAMRSCDFDEGIKEVPSVNLRNYYAHKVKSLMASLSNMSRSSPSEHSLNESIH; this is encoded by the coding sequence ATGACAGGTCAGGCCCTGGGGAAACCAGGCAGCGGGGCTCACATGGATGACAACGCCGCCATCCGCATCAACGTGGGCGGCTTCAAGAAGCGTCTCCAGTCGGATACCCTCTCCCGGTTCCCTGAGACGAGGCTTGCGCGTTTACTCCACTGTCAGTCCAAAGAGTCCATACTGGAGCTGTGCGACGACTACGACGACACCGAGAAGGAGTTTTACTTCGACAGGAACCCAGCACTCTTCCCCTACGTGTTGAATTTCTACAACACGGGGAGGCTGCACGTCATGGCCGAGCTGTGCATCTTCTCCTTCAGCCAGGAGATCGAGTACTGGGGCATCAACGAGTTCTTTATTGACTCGTGCTGCAGCAGCGCCTATCACTGTAGGAAAATGGACCAGGACCGGGAGGAGtgggaggacaggagtgatgaaGGGAGCACTACTTCATCTTTCGACGAACTGTTGGAGTTTTACAGCGACGCCACCAAGTTTGACAAGCAGCTGCTCGGGAGCGCGCGGAGGCGCGTCTGGTTAATGCTGGATAACCCCGGCTACTCCGTGGCCAGCCGTATCATCAGCATCCTCTCCATCCTGGTGGTGCTCGGCTCCATCGCCACGATGTGCATGAACAGCATGAGCGAGTTCAGCCTGTTGGACAGTGAGGGGCAACCCACAGAGGACCCCCGTTTTGAGACTGTCGAGCACTTTGGCATCGGCTGGTTCACTCTGGAGCTGCTCGCCAGGTTCACGGTGGCGCCGGATCTTCTGCATTTCTTCGAACACCCGTTAAATATGATCGACCTGGTGTCCATACTCCCGTTTTACCTGACACTGCTTATAAACCTGGTGGTTGAGAGCAGCCCGGCGCTGGCCAACCTGGGCCGTGTTGCACAGGTGCTGAGGCTCATGAGGATTTTCCGCATCTTGAAGCTGGCCCGTCACTCCACGGGGCTGCGCTCCCTGGGGGCCACCCTCAGGAACAGCTACAAAGAAGTGGGCCTGCTGCTGCTCTACCTGGCCGTCGGGGTGTCGTTTTTCTCCGTCATGGCGTACACGGTGGAGAAAGAGGACAGCGAGGACCTCTCCACCATCCCGTCGTGCTGGTGGTGGGCCACCGTCAGCATGACCACCGTCGGGTACGGGGACGTGGTGCCGGTGTCCATAGCTGGCAAGCTGACCGCCTCGGCGTGCATTCTGGCCGGGATCTTAGTAGTTGTGCTTCCGATTACGCTCATTTTCAATAAGTTCTCTCTCTTCtacaagagacaaaaacagcTGGAGGTCGCAATGAGAAGCTGTGATTTCGACGAGGGGATAAAAGAGGTTCCCTCGGTCAACCTGAGGAACTATTACGCACACAAAGTCAAATCCCTCATGGCGAGCTTGTCAAACATGAGCCGGAGTTCACCCAGTGAACACAGTCTGAATGAATCAATACATTGA